The following proteins are co-located in the Silene latifolia isolate original U9 population chromosome 1, ASM4854445v1, whole genome shotgun sequence genome:
- the LOC141642529 gene encoding uncharacterized protein LOC141642529, whose protein sequence is MEAFWCACLLLPKGVIRTIEKACRQFLWGSESQCRMIFFSWKKKVCRKRSQGGFDIREILSWNKTLLLRFFLKYYTHSPSLWIAWSKEYVFKNLSCWDLDADTCISPIWQKILHIRDEFADRVGSRAAAQALFLSWSASGVLPLQDVYKIFHGFHPELRWVKPLLDNIVVPKHAVIATLAAHQALATVDNLCKRGLVLVNRCSLCCADAESVRHLFFQCPFSRDLLQQVLVWQGVTRGVLSLKHELYKLALCRGTKWRRKVACCALAATIYYIWQERNRRVFDGGHLGVGKLLAMIKYDVCVRMYSCSNGVVVSQLLSM, encoded by the coding sequence ATGGAAGCTTTCTGGTGTGCGTGCCTGTTACTTCCTAAAGGGGTGATCAGAACTATTGAGAAAGCTTGTAGGCAGTTTCTCTGGGGATCTGAGTCTCAGTGTAGAATGATCTTTTTTAGCTGGAAAAAAAAAGTGTGTAGGAAGAGATCTCAGGGGGGTTTTGACATCAGAGAAATCTTAAGTTGGAACAAAACGCTATTATTAAGGTTTTTCTTGAAGTATTACACTCACAGTCCTTCTCTTTGGATAGCCTGGTCCAAGGAGTATGTTTTCAAGAATCTCTCATGTTGGGATCTTGATGCTGATACCTGTATTTCACCCATTTGGCAGAAAATCCTACACATTAGGGATGAGTTTGCTGATAGGGTGGGTTCCAGGGCTGCTGCACAGGCTTTGTTTCTGAGTTGGTCTGCTTCAGGAGTGCTCCCACTTCAGGATGTGTACAAAATCTTCCATGGCTTTCATCCTGAGCTAAGATGGGTTAAGCCACTCTTGGACAATATTGTTGTTCCCAAGCATGCTGTTATTGCCACCTTAGCTGCTCACCAGGCTCTGGCTACTGTGGACAATCTTTGCAAGAGGGGTCTGGTTCTTGTGAACAGATGCTCCCTCTGCTGTGCTGATGCAGAAAGTGTCAGGCACTTGTTTTTTCAATGCCCGTTCTCTAGGGATCTGTTGCAACAAGTTCTTGTTTGGCAGGGTGTTACCAGGGGTGTCCTTAGTCTTAAGCATGAGCTTTATAAGCTTGCTCTTTGCAGAGGGACCAAGTGGAGAAGGAAGGTTGCGTGCTGTGCCCTTGCTGCTACTATTTACTACATCTGGCAGGAGAGGAATAGGCGTGTGTTTGATGGAGGTCACTTGGGGGTAGGCAAGCTTCTAGCTATGATTAAGTATGACGTTTGTGTGCGCATGTATTCTTGCAGTAATGGAGTTGTTGTATCTCAGCTACTATCTATGTAG